In Streptomyces sp. SN-593, a single genomic region encodes these proteins:
- a CDS encoding adenosylhomocysteinase, whose translation MESFERARLEAYFGKITSHFRPETQSSSLLVTHLLPERPSFVRAVASASHLRAVLPKPKSIAPPALREVEGIAQCDPLSRDLFADADQAVEYLESRAAGEPVVLLDVGGYFAPTLGAVQERFSGTVLGVVEDTENGHRRYAALDKHPCPVVSVARSPLKDPEDFLVGQSVVFSTEALMRGRGDILHGRPALVIGFGKLGSSIARLLHAKGVQVTVHDIDPIRRTQALSQGFTVARDRDTALHRAGLVLCATGAVCLRSEDFSSLRNGAYVATVTSSEDELDLAGLPAVYQRTRDGEHVTRYQTTGHYFYLLNGGNAVNFLHGASVGPFIFLVQAEILAAIRMLVRGDLTNGMHAVNPADRAVIADTWLTYFNR comes from the coding sequence GTGGAGTCGTTCGAACGCGCCCGGTTGGAGGCCTACTTCGGGAAGATCACGTCGCACTTCCGCCCGGAGACACAGTCCTCGTCGCTGCTGGTCACCCATCTGTTGCCCGAACGTCCGAGCTTCGTCCGGGCCGTGGCCTCCGCGTCCCACCTGCGCGCGGTGCTGCCCAAGCCGAAGTCGATCGCGCCTCCGGCGTTGCGCGAGGTCGAGGGGATCGCGCAGTGCGACCCCCTCAGCCGGGACCTGTTCGCCGACGCAGACCAGGCCGTGGAGTACCTGGAGAGCCGTGCGGCGGGTGAGCCCGTGGTCCTGCTCGACGTCGGCGGGTACTTCGCCCCGACCCTGGGCGCCGTTCAGGAGCGCTTCTCCGGCACGGTCCTCGGAGTGGTCGAGGACACCGAGAACGGCCACCGGCGGTACGCCGCACTCGACAAGCACCCCTGCCCCGTCGTGTCCGTGGCCCGCTCCCCCCTGAAGGACCCCGAGGACTTCCTCGTCGGCCAGTCCGTCGTCTTCTCCACCGAGGCGCTGATGCGCGGCCGGGGTGACATCCTGCACGGCCGGCCCGCCCTGGTCATCGGGTTCGGCAAGCTCGGCTCCTCCATCGCCCGACTCCTGCACGCCAAGGGAGTCCAGGTCACCGTGCACGACATCGACCCGATCCGCCGCACCCAGGCCCTCTCCCAGGGCTTCACCGTCGCCCGCGACCGGGACACCGCCCTGCACCGAGCGGGCCTGGTCCTGTGCGCCACCGGCGCCGTCTGTCTGCGCAGCGAGGACTTCTCCTCGCTGCGCAACGGCGCCTACGTCGCCACGGTCACCAGTAGCGAGGACGAACTCGACCTGGCCGGGCTGCCCGCCGTCTACCAGCGCACCCGAGACGGTGAACACGTCACGCGCTACCAGACCACGGGCCACTACTTCTACCTGCTCAACGGCGGCAACGCCGTCAACTTCCTGCACGGCGCCAGCGTGGGCCCGTTCATCTTCCTCGTCCAGGCCGAGATACTCGCGGCCATCCGCATGCTCGTCCGCGGCGACCTCACGAACGGCATGCACGCCGTGAACCCTGCCGACCGGGCCGTCATCGCCGACACCTGGCTGACCTACTTCAACCGCTGA
- a CDS encoding helix-turn-helix transcriptional regulator → MDAGTAARSRRHELASFLRSRRERISPEQVGLPPGRRRRTPGLRREEVAQLAAVGVTWYTWLEQARDIQVSGQVADAIARALMLDRMERRHLFTLAGAADPHPDLDCPGMSPTVRAMVDQLEPLPAAVLNSRYDIIAHNRTYGRLVGDLDGMPPEDRNLMWLAFTDPAWRERMLDREENIRLMAAKFRASMAQHLADPAWKALLRRLQQGSPEFCAMWERHEVLVQPDSHVKRYLNRDVGLLAFDFTHLWLGPQQGPRLTTYVPADDTTRERLHRLHTLITTEPSHPATPHPLAV, encoded by the coding sequence GTGGACGCCGGGACCGCCGCGCGGAGCCGCCGGCACGAACTCGCGTCCTTCCTGCGCAGCCGCCGCGAGCGGATCTCGCCGGAGCAGGTCGGGCTGCCGCCCGGCCGCCGCCGGCGCACCCCCGGGCTGCGCCGCGAGGAGGTCGCGCAGCTCGCCGCGGTCGGGGTGACCTGGTACACGTGGCTGGAGCAGGCCCGGGACATCCAGGTCTCCGGGCAGGTCGCCGACGCCATCGCCCGCGCGCTCATGCTGGACCGGATGGAGCGGCGCCACCTGTTCACGCTCGCCGGGGCCGCCGACCCGCACCCGGACCTGGACTGCCCGGGCATGTCGCCGACCGTGCGCGCCATGGTCGACCAGCTCGAACCGCTGCCCGCGGCCGTCCTGAACAGCCGCTACGACATCATCGCCCACAACCGGACCTACGGGCGCCTGGTCGGCGACCTGGACGGGATGCCGCCCGAGGACCGCAACCTGATGTGGCTCGCCTTCACCGACCCGGCGTGGCGCGAGCGGATGCTGGACCGCGAGGAGAATATCCGGCTGATGGCGGCGAAGTTCCGCGCCTCGATGGCGCAGCACCTCGCGGACCCGGCGTGGAAGGCCCTGCTCAGAAGGCTCCAGCAGGGGTCTCCGGAGTTCTGCGCGATGTGGGAGCGCCACGAGGTGCTGGTCCAGCCCGACAGCCACGTCAAGCGCTACCTCAACCGCGATGTCGGCCTGCTCGCCTTCGACTTCACCCACCTGTGGCTCGGCCCGCAGCAGGGCCCGCGGCTGACCACCTACGTCCCGGCGGACGACACCACCCGCGAACGCCTCCACCGCCTCCACACCCTGATCACCACGGAGCCCTCCCACCCCGCCACCCCCCACCCCCTGGCCGTCTGA
- a CDS encoding helix-turn-helix domain-containing protein — MTSPSSSVHEARHALGRRLREIRQEAGLTGRELARRAGWHESKTSRLEHGRTPPSVADIRAWTDICDVADRTAGLIATARGIEGQYVEWRRMEQAGLTHAQESVRPLFERTRRFRTYQSWVIPGLLQTDSYTRAVLSTVSALRDVPDDIDAAVAVRMDRQRVLRSGDHRFAVLIEEWVLRTVIGDADVMAGQLRHLVTAAALPSVSLGVVPLGRPRGVGWPVESFTIYDDAQVNVELVSAHLTVTQPGEIGAYARAFTELAGIAVHGAAARSLIGTALDVLG, encoded by the coding sequence GTGACGTCCCCTTCCTCAAGCGTCCACGAGGCCCGGCACGCGCTCGGCCGGCGACTGCGCGAGATCCGGCAGGAAGCAGGTCTGACCGGCCGGGAACTGGCCAGGCGCGCCGGCTGGCACGAGTCGAAGACCTCACGGCTGGAGCACGGCAGGACGCCGCCCTCCGTCGCCGACATCAGGGCGTGGACGGACATCTGTGACGTGGCCGATCGAACGGCCGGCCTCATCGCCACCGCGCGCGGCATCGAGGGCCAGTACGTCGAGTGGCGACGCATGGAACAAGCGGGCCTCACGCACGCGCAGGAGTCGGTGCGCCCGCTGTTCGAGCGCACGCGGCGTTTCCGCACCTACCAGTCATGGGTGATCCCCGGCCTGCTCCAGACGGACTCCTACACGCGTGCCGTGCTGAGCACCGTCAGCGCACTCCGGGACGTGCCGGACGACATCGACGCCGCCGTGGCCGTGCGCATGGACCGCCAGCGGGTCCTGCGCTCGGGCGACCACCGCTTCGCCGTACTGATCGAGGAGTGGGTCCTGCGGACGGTCATCGGAGACGCGGATGTCATGGCGGGGCAACTGCGCCATCTCGTCACGGCCGCTGCACTGCCGTCCGTGAGCCTTGGCGTCGTGCCCCTCGGTCGGCCTCGCGGAGTCGGATGGCCCGTCGAGTCCTTCACCATCTACGACGACGCGCAGGTCAACGTGGAGCTGGTGTCCGCCCACCTGACCGTCACCCAGCCGGGCGAGATCGGCGCTTACGCGCGAGCCTTCACCGAGCTGGCGGGGATCGCGGTCCACGGCGCCGCCGCGAGGTCCCTCATCGGCACGGCCCTCGATGTGCTGGGGTGA
- a CDS encoding NUDIX hydrolase, producing the protein MPITARHVRATLTAYLDQHPEDKDSVTGLLDALEDTAETIASRKEFRGHATAGALLLRPDGRVLLVEHKALGKWLFPGGHLEEMDDTLMGAALRELSEETGISPDAVTPDSAVPLHIDVHPIPANPAKDEPDHQHFDFRFLFRTTADVAGLQAEEVLDYSWQFADTITTEPLRSRLPAL; encoded by the coding sequence ATGCCCATCACCGCCCGGCACGTACGCGCCACCCTCACCGCGTACCTGGACCAGCACCCCGAGGACAAGGACTCCGTCACGGGCCTCCTCGACGCACTGGAGGACACCGCCGAGACCATCGCCTCTCGGAAGGAGTTCCGGGGCCACGCCACCGCCGGGGCCCTGCTGCTGCGCCCCGACGGCCGCGTGCTGCTGGTGGAGCACAAGGCCCTCGGGAAGTGGCTCTTCCCCGGCGGCCACCTGGAGGAGATGGACGACACCCTCATGGGAGCCGCCCTGCGCGAACTGTCCGAGGAGACCGGCATCAGTCCCGACGCGGTCACCCCCGACAGCGCCGTCCCGCTGCACATCGACGTGCACCCCATCCCCGCCAACCCCGCCAAGGACGAACCCGACCACCAGCACTTCGACTTCCGGTTCCTCTTCCGGACAACGGCCGACGTGGCCGGCCTCCAAGCCGAGGAGGTCCTCGACTACTCCTGGCAGTTCGCGGACACCATCACCACCGAGCCGCTGCGCAGCCGGCTGCCGGCGCTCTGA
- a CDS encoding DUF6879 family protein has product MRDGYMRSDPRFAAWRAGERDGLVVAGAWLSLIAETTSRGVPVRRARIVSEPVSDYVRFEHHLTAGNVTAGEQVRWLARRRASDLALPGNDFWLFDGDVVVFHHFDGEGEPAADDEEVRTDQAAVRLCADAFTRVWERAVPHADYAIG; this is encoded by the coding sequence ATGCGGGACGGGTACATGCGCTCCGATCCGCGTTTCGCGGCCTGGCGGGCGGGAGAGCGGGACGGCCTCGTGGTGGCCGGTGCATGGCTGTCCCTCATCGCGGAGACGACGTCCCGGGGCGTTCCGGTGCGGCGGGCCCGTATCGTCTCGGAGCCGGTGAGCGACTACGTCCGGTTCGAGCACCACCTGACGGCCGGCAATGTCACGGCCGGCGAGCAGGTCCGCTGGCTGGCCCGGCGGCGGGCATCGGACCTGGCGCTTCCGGGGAACGACTTCTGGCTCTTCGACGGCGACGTCGTCGTCTTCCACCACTTCGACGGGGAGGGCGAACCGGCCGCCGACGATGAGGAGGTGCGGACCGACCAGGCCGCCGTGCGACTGTGCGCGGATGCCTTCACGAGGGTGTGGGAGCGTGCCGTGCCGCACGCTGACTACGCGATCGGCTGA
- the dusB gene encoding tRNA dihydrouridine synthase DusB, whose amino-acid sequence MTADATLAPPAAGALRIGPHTVWPPVVLAPMAGITNAPFRTLCREFSGGRGLFVSEMITTRALVERNEKTMQLVHFDAGETPRSLQLYGVDPATVGKAVRMIVDEDLADHIDLNFGCPVPKVTRKGGGSALPFKRNLLRAILREAVGGAGDLPVTIKMRKGIDDDHLTYLDAGRIAVEEGVTAVALHGRTAAQHYGGTADWEAIARLKEHVPEIPVLGNGDIWCAEDAARMMRETGCDGVVVGRGCLGRPWLFGDLAAALAPDPDGGPTAPARPDFAAVAAVMLRHADLLGRWLGDETRGVVDFRKHVPWYTKGFAVGSDVRRALATASSLAELADLLGSLDQAQPWPAHADGPRGRTAPGKRVVLPDGWLDDPFACAVLTEDAESATSGG is encoded by the coding sequence ATGACCGCTGACGCCACCCTGGCCCCGCCCGCAGCCGGCGCGCTCCGGATCGGCCCGCACACCGTGTGGCCGCCGGTCGTCCTGGCCCCCATGGCGGGCATCACCAACGCGCCCTTCCGCACGCTGTGCCGCGAGTTCTCCGGCGGCCGGGGGCTGTTCGTCAGCGAGATGATCACCACCCGGGCGCTGGTCGAGCGCAACGAGAAGACGATGCAGCTCGTGCACTTCGACGCCGGCGAGACCCCGCGCTCCCTCCAGCTCTACGGGGTGGACCCGGCGACCGTCGGCAAGGCGGTGCGGATGATCGTGGACGAGGACCTCGCCGACCACATCGACCTCAACTTCGGCTGCCCGGTGCCGAAGGTCACCCGCAAGGGCGGCGGCTCGGCCCTGCCCTTCAAGCGCAACCTGCTGCGCGCGATCCTGCGCGAGGCGGTCGGCGGCGCGGGCGACCTGCCGGTGACCATCAAGATGCGCAAGGGCATCGACGACGACCACCTCACCTACCTCGACGCCGGCCGGATCGCCGTGGAGGAGGGGGTCACCGCGGTCGCGCTGCACGGCCGCACCGCCGCGCAGCACTACGGCGGCACCGCCGACTGGGAGGCCATCGCCCGGCTGAAGGAGCACGTCCCGGAGATCCCCGTACTCGGCAACGGCGACATCTGGTGCGCCGAGGACGCGGCGCGGATGATGCGCGAGACCGGCTGCGACGGCGTGGTGGTCGGCCGCGGCTGCCTGGGGCGCCCGTGGCTGTTCGGCGACCTGGCCGCCGCGCTCGCCCCGGACCCCGACGGCGGCCCGACCGCCCCGGCGCGCCCGGACTTCGCCGCGGTCGCCGCGGTCATGCTGCGCCACGCGGACCTGCTGGGCCGCTGGCTCGGCGACGAGACGCGCGGCGTGGTGGACTTCCGCAAGCACGTGCCCTGGTACACCAAGGGGTTCGCGGTCGGCTCCGACGTCCGGCGGGCCCTGGCGACCGCCTCCTCGCTCGCCGAACTCGCCGACCTGCTCGGCTCGCTGGACCAGGCGCAGCCGTGGCCGGCCCACGCCGACGGGCCGCGGGGCCGTACCGCCCCCGGCAAGCGGGTCGTGCTGCCGGACGGCTGGCTGGACGACCCCTTCGCGTGCGCCGTCCTCACCGAGGACGCGGAGTCGGCGACGTCCGGCGGATGA
- a CDS encoding MFS transporter → MEHTLTSRAQVLPRVTHLGAAKGTTPAPAPGLSALGLLTVLLGAALPMVDFFIVNVALPTIDRDLDAGSAVLEMVVSGYGVAYAVLLVLGGRLGDMFGRRTLFLWGLALFALTSLACGVAPDAWTLVGARVAQGAAAALLLPQALATIQSATSGSGRGKALSYYGATAGVASVVGQVLGGVLVSADIAGSGWRAIFLVNVPVAAVAFFLALRSVPETRSQHPARIDRAGTGLLAVALITLLLPLTEGRAAGWPVWAWVLLALSPFAAAGFVAVEVRGERAGGNPLLPPSLVRIHSVRSGLMLIVPFCLGFGGFMFVLAVAMQDGLAFSALQAGAALTPLCAAFFAASLLGPRAVARWGRLTVTGGSLIQAVGLLVLAGTFFQGWPHLGVWSLAPGMAVAGFGQGLVLPVVFRIVLSEVPAAQAGVGSGAMATTQQSALALGVATLGTLFLSLSGSSIGIRDALVWTLLVQLVAVAATVALSLRLPRRVV, encoded by the coding sequence ATGGAACACACCCTGACGTCCCGGGCCCAGGTGCTGCCCCGGGTCACCCACCTCGGCGCCGCGAAGGGCACCACCCCCGCCCCCGCCCCCGGCCTGAGCGCCCTCGGACTGCTGACCGTCCTGCTGGGCGCCGCCCTCCCGATGGTCGACTTCTTCATCGTCAACGTCGCCCTGCCCACCATCGACCGCGACCTGGACGCGGGCTCCGCGGTGCTGGAGATGGTCGTCTCCGGGTACGGCGTCGCGTACGCGGTGCTGCTGGTGCTCGGCGGCCGGCTCGGCGACATGTTCGGCCGCCGCACCCTCTTCCTGTGGGGCCTGGCGCTGTTCGCCCTCACCTCGCTGGCCTGCGGCGTCGCCCCCGACGCGTGGACGCTGGTCGGCGCGCGGGTCGCCCAGGGCGCGGCGGCGGCGCTGCTGCTGCCGCAGGCCCTGGCCACCATCCAGTCCGCCACCTCCGGCAGCGGCCGCGGCAAGGCGCTGAGCTACTACGGCGCGACCGCGGGCGTCGCCAGCGTGGTCGGGCAGGTGCTGGGCGGTGTGCTGGTCTCCGCGGACATCGCCGGCAGCGGCTGGCGGGCGATCTTCCTGGTGAACGTGCCGGTCGCCGCGGTCGCCTTCTTCCTGGCGCTGCGCTCGGTGCCGGAGACGAGGTCGCAGCACCCGGCGCGGATCGACCGCGCGGGCACCGGGCTGCTCGCGGTGGCCCTGATCACGCTGCTGCTGCCGCTCACCGAGGGCCGGGCGGCCGGCTGGCCGGTGTGGGCGTGGGTGCTGCTGGCGCTGTCGCCGTTCGCCGCGGCCGGGTTCGTGGCGGTGGAGGTGCGCGGCGAACGCGCCGGCGGCAACCCGCTGCTGCCGCCCTCACTGGTGCGCATCCACAGTGTGCGCAGCGGGCTGATGCTGATCGTGCCGTTCTGCCTGGGCTTCGGCGGGTTCATGTTCGTGCTGGCGGTGGCGATGCAGGACGGGCTGGCGTTCAGCGCGTTGCAGGCGGGCGCGGCGCTGACCCCGCTGTGCGCCGCGTTCTTCGCCGCCTCGCTGCTCGGGCCGCGCGCGGTGGCGCGGTGGGGGCGGCTGACCGTGACCGGCGGGTCGCTGATCCAGGCGGTGGGCCTGCTGGTGCTGGCCGGCACGTTCTTCCAGGGCTGGCCGCACCTGGGGGTGTGGTCGCTCGCGCCGGGCATGGCGGTGGCCGGGTTCGGCCAGGGCCTCGTGCTGCCGGTGGTGTTCCGGATCGTGCTCAGCGAGGTGCCCGCGGCGCAGGCGGGGGTCGGCAGCGGCGCGATGGCCACCACGCAGCAGTCGGCGCTGGCGCTGGGCGTGGCGACGCTCGGCACCCTCTTCCTGAGCCTGTCGGGGTCGTCGATCGGCATCCGGGACGCGCTGGTGTGGACGCTGCTCGTCCAGCTCGTGGCGGTGGCGGCGACGGTGGCGCTGAGCCTGCGGCTGCCGCGCAGGGTGGTGTGA
- the ppdK gene encoding pyruvate, phosphate dikinase: MGTLPAVRASRTRGVNGPVSTREKKRKYVYDFTEGNKDLKDLLGGKGANLAEMTNLGLPVPPGFTITTEACKVYLESGAEPAALRDEVSAHLDALEKRMGRTLGQHEDPLLVSVRSGAKFSMPGMMDTVLNIGLSDASVAGLAAQSGGDERFAWDSYRRLVQMFGKTVLGVDGDLFEEALEEAKRAKGADSDLGLDAADLRGLVERFKAIVAEQAGREFPQEPREQMDLAIRAVFDSWNTERAKLYRRQERIPGDLGTAVNVCSMVFGNLGPDSGTGVAFTRDPASGHQGVYGDYLQNAQGEDVVAGIRNTVPLADLEKIDKASYDELMKIMETLETHYRDLCDIEFTIERGHLWMLQTRVGKRTAAAAFRIATQLVDQGLIDEAEALQRVNGAQLAQLMFPRFEDSATAGAKFQRIGWGIAASPGAAVGKAVFDSYTAVKWSRSGERVILIRRETNPDDLNGMIAAEGILTSRGGKTSHAAVVARGMGKTCVCGAEELEVDTKRRRLTAPGGVVIEEGDLISIDGSSGKVYVGEVPVVPSPVVEYFEGRMHAGADEADELVQAVHRVMAYADRVRRLRVRANADNAEDASRARRFGAQGIGLCRTEHMFLGERRELVERLVLADTDAEREEALGALLPLQKADFVELFEAMDGLPVTVRLLDPPLHEFLPDITELSVRVALAEARKDENENDLRLLQAVHKLHEQNPMLGLRGVRLGLVIPGLFAMQVRAIAEAAAHRRSVKGDPRPEVMIPLVGTVQELEIVREEADAVIAEVEAATGTQLKLSIGTMIELPRAALTAGQIAEAAEFFSFGTNDLTQTVWGFSRDDVEASFFTAYLEKGIFGVSPFETIDADGVGSLVRAAAEAGRAVRPGLKLGVCGEHGGDPESVHFFHRTGLDYVSCSPFRIPVARLEAGRAAAR, from the coding sequence ATGGGTACGCTCCCCGCCGTCAGGGCATCCAGGACGCGAGGAGTCAACGGACCCGTGTCGACACGCGAGAAGAAGCGCAAGTACGTCTACGACTTCACTGAGGGCAACAAGGACCTCAAGGACCTGCTCGGCGGGAAAGGTGCGAACCTCGCCGAGATGACCAACCTCGGTCTGCCCGTCCCTCCGGGCTTCACCATCACCACCGAGGCGTGCAAGGTCTACCTGGAGTCCGGTGCGGAACCGGCCGCGCTCCGCGACGAGGTGAGTGCGCACCTCGACGCGCTGGAGAAGCGGATGGGCCGCACGCTCGGCCAGCACGAGGACCCGCTGCTGGTGTCGGTGCGCTCCGGGGCCAAGTTCTCCATGCCGGGGATGATGGACACCGTTTTGAACATCGGGCTGTCGGACGCCTCGGTGGCCGGTCTGGCCGCGCAGTCCGGCGGCGACGAGCGGTTCGCCTGGGACTCCTACCGGCGCCTGGTGCAGATGTTCGGCAAGACGGTGCTCGGGGTGGACGGCGACCTCTTCGAGGAGGCGCTGGAGGAGGCGAAGCGGGCCAAGGGCGCCGACAGCGACCTCGGGCTCGACGCCGCCGACCTGCGCGGACTCGTCGAGCGGTTCAAGGCGATCGTCGCCGAGCAGGCCGGGCGGGAGTTCCCGCAGGAGCCGCGCGAGCAGATGGACCTGGCGATCCGGGCGGTCTTCGACTCCTGGAACACCGAGCGGGCCAAGCTCTACCGCCGCCAGGAGCGCATCCCCGGCGACCTGGGCACCGCGGTGAACGTCTGCTCGATGGTCTTCGGCAACCTCGGCCCCGACTCCGGCACCGGGGTGGCCTTCACCCGCGACCCGGCCAGCGGCCACCAGGGCGTCTACGGCGACTACCTCCAGAACGCCCAGGGCGAGGACGTGGTGGCCGGCATCCGCAACACGGTGCCGCTCGCCGACCTGGAGAAGATCGACAAGGCGTCGTACGACGAGCTGATGAAGATCATGGAGACGCTGGAGACGCACTACCGGGACCTGTGCGACATCGAGTTCACCATCGAGCGCGGCCACCTGTGGATGCTCCAGACCCGGGTCGGCAAGCGGACCGCGGCCGCCGCGTTCCGGATCGCCACGCAACTGGTCGACCAGGGGCTGATCGACGAGGCCGAGGCGCTCCAGCGCGTCAACGGGGCGCAGCTCGCCCAACTGATGTTCCCCCGCTTCGAGGACTCCGCGACCGCGGGGGCGAAGTTCCAGCGGATCGGCTGGGGCATCGCCGCCTCGCCCGGCGCGGCCGTCGGGAAGGCGGTCTTCGACTCGTACACCGCGGTGAAGTGGTCGCGGTCCGGCGAGCGGGTCATCCTGATCCGGCGCGAGACCAACCCGGACGACCTGAACGGCATGATCGCCGCCGAGGGCATCCTCACCTCGCGCGGCGGCAAGACCTCGCACGCGGCCGTGGTGGCCCGCGGGATGGGCAAGACCTGCGTGTGCGGGGCGGAGGAGCTGGAGGTCGACACCAAGCGGCGCCGGCTGACCGCGCCCGGCGGGGTGGTGATAGAGGAGGGCGACCTCATCTCGATCGACGGGTCCTCGGGGAAGGTCTACGTCGGGGAGGTGCCGGTGGTGCCGTCGCCGGTGGTCGAGTACTTCGAGGGCCGGATGCACGCCGGCGCCGACGAGGCCGACGAACTGGTGCAGGCGGTGCACCGGGTGATGGCGTACGCCGACCGGGTACGGCGGCTGCGGGTGCGGGCGAACGCCGACAACGCCGAGGATGCCTCGCGGGCACGGCGGTTCGGCGCGCAGGGCATCGGGCTGTGCCGCACCGAGCACATGTTCCTGGGCGAGCGGCGGGAGTTGGTCGAGCGGCTGGTGCTGGCCGACACCGACGCCGAGCGGGAGGAGGCACTGGGCGCGCTGCTGCCGCTGCAGAAGGCCGACTTCGTGGAGCTGTTCGAGGCGATGGACGGACTGCCGGTCACCGTACGGCTGTTGGACCCGCCGCTGCACGAGTTCCTGCCCGACATCACCGAGTTGTCGGTTCGGGTCGCGCTCGCCGAGGCCCGCAAGGACGAGAACGAGAACGACCTGCGGCTGCTCCAGGCCGTGCACAAGCTGCACGAGCAGAACCCGATGCTGGGGCTGCGCGGGGTGCGGCTCGGCCTGGTGATCCCCGGGCTGTTCGCGATGCAGGTGCGCGCGATCGCCGAGGCCGCCGCGCACCGCCGCTCGGTCAAGGGCGATCCGCGTCCGGAGGTCATGATCCCGCTGGTCGGCACCGTGCAGGAGCTGGAGATCGTCCGCGAGGAGGCGGACGCGGTGATCGCCGAGGTCGAGGCGGCCACCGGCACGCAGCTCAAGCTCTCCATCGGCACCATGATCGAGCTGCCGCGGGCGGCGCTGACCGCCGGGCAGATCGCGGAGGCGGCCGAGTTCTTCTCGTTCGGCACCAACGACCTCACGCAGACGGTGTGGGGCTTCTCCCGCGACGACGTGGAGGCGTCGTTCTTCACCGCCTACCTGGAGAAGGGCATCTTCGGGGTCTCCCCGTTCGAGACGATCGACGCCGACGGGGTGGGCTCGCTGGTGCGCGCCGCCGCGGAGGCCGGCCGCGCGGTGCGCCCGGGCCTGAAGCTCGGGGTGTGCGGCGAGCACGGCGGTGACCCGGAGTCCGTGCACTTCTTCCACCGGACGGGCCTGGACTACGTCTCGTGCTCGCCCTTCCGCATCCCGGTCGCCCGTCTCGAAGCCGGCCGGGCGGCGGCCCGTTGA
- a CDS encoding MFS transporter, with amino-acid sequence MPELTYRRRMLVLAICCMSLLIVSLDNTILNVALPSMQRDFHASLSGLQWTIDAYLVVIASLLLLAGSTADRVGRKRIFQIGLVVFTLGSALCSLAPGLGWLIAFRMLQAVGGSMLNPVAMSIITNTFDDPKERAKAIGVWGGVVGISMAAGPIIGGALVESVGWRSIFWINVPVGVAALVLTARFVPDSRAPRARRIDPIGQVLVILLLGSLTYGIIEGTGAGWGSPLIVGSFVVAAAAVLALAGYERRRVDPLIDVRFFGSVPFSGATLIAVCGFAALGGFLFLNTLYLQNDRGLSALDAGLYMVPMALMCLIFAPVSGRLIGTRGARLPLVLAGITMTASGLLFSAFHAEEHDVELFAAYVLFGIGFGLINAPITNTAVSGMPRAQAGVAAAVASTSRQVGSSLGVAVLGAALAAGLHEGAWWIIAGCGAAVLGLGFLTTGRWARGTADRTASALMAPEAEKDKVAVSTS; translated from the coding sequence ATGCCCGAGCTGACCTACCGGCGCCGGATGCTGGTCCTGGCGATCTGCTGCATGAGCCTGCTGATCGTCAGCCTGGACAACACGATCCTGAACGTCGCGCTGCCGTCGATGCAGCGGGACTTCCACGCCTCGCTCTCCGGGTTGCAGTGGACGATCGACGCCTACCTGGTGGTGATCGCCTCGCTGCTGCTGCTGGCCGGCTCCACCGCCGACCGGGTCGGGCGCAAACGGATCTTCCAGATCGGCCTGGTGGTCTTCACCCTCGGATCGGCGCTGTGCAGCCTCGCTCCGGGGCTGGGCTGGCTGATCGCCTTCCGCATGCTCCAGGCGGTCGGCGGCTCGATGCTCAACCCCGTGGCCATGTCGATCATCACCAACACCTTCGACGACCCCAAGGAGCGCGCCAAGGCCATCGGCGTGTGGGGCGGCGTGGTCGGCATCAGCATGGCCGCCGGGCCGATCATCGGCGGCGCGCTGGTGGAGTCGGTCGGCTGGCGCTCGATCTTCTGGATCAACGTGCCGGTCGGCGTGGCCGCGCTGGTGCTGACCGCGCGCTTCGTGCCCGACTCCCGCGCCCCCCGCGCCCGCCGGATCGACCCGATCGGCCAGGTGCTGGTGATCCTGCTGCTCGGCAGCCTCACCTACGGGATCATCGAGGGCACCGGCGCGGGCTGGGGCTCGCCGCTGATCGTCGGCAGCTTCGTGGTCGCCGCGGCGGCGGTGCTGGCACTGGCCGGCTACGAACGGCGCCGCGTCGACCCGTTGATCGACGTGCGCTTCTTCGGCAGCGTCCCGTTCAGCGGCGCGACCCTCATCGCGGTCTGCGGCTTCGCCGCGCTGGGCGGGTTCCTCTTCCTCAACACCCTCTACCTCCAGAACGACCGGGGTCTGTCCGCGCTGGACGCCGGCCTGTACATGGTGCCGATGGCCCTGATGTGCCTGATCTTCGCGCCGGTGTCCGGCCGGCTGATCGGCACCCGCGGGGCGCGGCTGCCCCTGGTGCTCGCCGGGATCACGATGACCGCGAGCGGGTTGCTCTTCTCGGCCTTCCACGCCGAGGAGCACGACGTGGAACTCTTCGCCGCGTACGTCCTGTTCGGCATCGGGTTCGGCCTGATCAACGCGCCGATCACCAACACCGCGGTGTCCGGCATGCCGCGCGCGCAGGCGGGCGTGGCCGCCGCGGTCGCGTCCACCAGCCGCCAGGTCGGCTCGTCCCTCGGCGTCGCGGTGCTGGGCGCGGCGCTCGCCGCGGGACTGCACGAGGGGGCATGGTGGATCATTGCCGGATGCGGGGCGGCCGTGCTCGGGCTCGGCTTCCTCACCACCGGCCGCTGGGCGCGCGGCACGGCGGACCGGACGGCGTCGGCGCTGATGGCGCCCGA